AACCAGTTTCTGTCCCATCCATCTTCCCGCTCGTCCCCGTACCATTTTTGAACCAGCTCGATCAACTGCACCAACGGCCTGGGCTCTCGGAATGCACAAGACGCCGTACGACACGATGAACCGATCGCAGTGAATTTAACAGCAGCAGGACGTTGCCACGCTTGGTAAGAGCGGTGGTGACAGCATGGCCTTGGCGACGACAACGACCACAGCAGATGAATCCAACAGTGAACAACCACCTCCTCCGACGAGGGAGTTCACTGGTGGTGTCGGCGGCGTGGGCGTAGGTTTCGTTACTCGTGACGCGGAACGGACCTGTTGTTTGGGGCGCTCTGCAGAACCGTCACGAGAGCTACTAAGGGGGGAAGCGGGCAACGGTGAGAGCAAACCGATCAGGCCAATTAAAAGTGTGTACTTAGTGTAAAATTTGTAATGCTAGGttttgaaacgttttttttttgtttagcctTTAAAATATCAACACATTATAATTTTCATCTTACTGAAAAATAACTGTATGAAATGCGAACTCAATAAAACTGCAATCTTCTCGTCCCAGAGCGGGAACTTGTAGGCGTACGTGATCTTCTCGTTGATGCCGATCGGCTGCTTCGAGAAGATCACAATCTTTTTTTTCCGACTCGGTCATGATGACATTGGCGTAGCAGTTGGGCTGTGGAAGGGAAGAGCATTGAAAAGGATTAAAAAGGATTGGTCGCGTCGATGATGGTCTACATGTCGATCCGGAACAGGTACGAGCTGTCGATGCCGATCGCTTCTACTTGGTCTTGCGCAGTTCCGTCACCAACGGGCGCACCATCTGGCCCACGTACTCGACGGCCATATCGTCGGCAGCGATCGGTTCCATCGCAAAAAGGCCCTAGTCGTGGTTTGCCGATTTGGCAAACTTGAGCTgttttttgcagaacttgagcAGCTTGGACTCGGCGCTGGCGCCGAACATCGTCAACAGGCGGCGATCGGGCTTCCCGCGAAAGATCCTGCATCTTGGTGACGGCCTTTACAGTTTCGATGTTCTTCAGGTGGTTCTCGGCTGCCGTAAAGCGCAGATGGAGGTACTTGTATTTGGCTTTTTCTCACGGGTCTACGTTGTAGAAGCCTTGCATTCGCGCCGACCCCGTCGAGTACTGCTTGATGTCCCAAACGGTTTCCTTGTCATTTTTGCGCTTTTTCGGTCACTGTGGCAGGAAACCTCGATACGTTGTGCAGTTGCGTATGGCCAGTAATTGTGGCGAATGTACTGATTGTCTTCGGCGTCAATCCCGCGCGTTAGGGAATTGTACAGGATGGACATCTGTGTCCGGATTCCCGCTCGTGGTACTTTAGCACGGGCATGAAGCTGCTGCTGCAAAAAAGTGGCTGCCGCGGCAGCAAAGGTTTGTAGAGTAGCTGCTGCCGCCGCAGCCGCTTTGTCCTGCTTGCGGGCGTTCGGGTCTTTCAGGTCTTCTACAGATCGCTGGGCGGGGACGACTGGCGCGACCTCGGTCGCagtcggctgctgctgctgctgaacctCCATGCTGGGTGGCCGTTTCGGACAGATCGAACGCGATCTGGTACCTACCATCACCCTTGATTGTCGAGCAGTTCGACGACGGCCAGCGGGTTGCACAGCAAATGCTTTTAATTTCAATGGATACTGAtcaaaggggtcgtccatgaaatatttcacaatatttaagGCCCCACCCACCcttaaacccccccccccccctctcccctcaTCACCACAGTATTTTTAGTATGAGGCGTCATCCATCAAGTATGGCAcactaaaatcatcaaaaattacccccctcccccctatgccaCAAATAGTCACGCTGACTacgcctccccccccccccttgaaaaGTACGACACGTTTTGTACCctaatcttgtttttttgtacattttttattttttattctgagTTCAATTTAATAGCTTATCATTTTTATAGGATACGTTTTTAATTCTTGTTATTGTTGAAATCACGATTGATGATTCAAGTAAGTAATGACTAATGATTTAAGTGTATAATATCTATCATTAACAACTGTTTCTTAATGCCTTTTAtcatgtttgatttatgagttaaGTTTATTAAACatcgaataactttttttttgtaaatattttacacccttggtgtaggggtaagcgtggttgcctctcatccagttggcctgggttcgatcccagatggtcccggtggcatattttgagacgagatttgtctgatcacgccttccgtcggacggggaagtaaatgttggtcccggtctaacctagaggttatgtcgttagctcagtccaggtgtaggagtcatcttcctgggtcctgtctcggtggagtcgcttgtaggcagttggactaataatccaaaggtcgccagttcgaatcccggggtggatggaagctaaggtgtaaaaagaggtttgcaattgcctcaacaatcaagccttcggatacctagttttgagtaggaatctcgcaatcgacaacgtcaaggcaatgctgtagagcgaacaattttatttatttaagccTGAGttttcaaatgtgtttttttttataatgcatTTGTTGTACCTTATCCAGTAAAAACACAATGAACTTATTTTGCAGTATGCCGAGAATCGCACTACCTAACACTCGTCAGCCAAATCAACcgtaaatttcgattttttctgctAATCGGTTGTGCTGAAATTAGTCGAGCTaggcatatgggtcattccttcccaagtgaccacgcgtccaacatcgaccttcaccaaatctgctcatatttggcatgggggttgtttttgccccaaaaacaaagaatccaaagtttggtgacatttggtccacccccgcgcaagtggcacccccctctttttctgagatttttgaaaaacctcatttttaaaatgcattttgctaagagaaaagtttacaaaaagtgaacttttgggtatgcatatttgaagattttttgacgtagaatcgaatggcatactcaaaatttacgtaccGTGTTGCAAGATATGAAAATGTTGcgcttaaagttttaaaatgtatttttaaccctttggacgagcacttacgggaaaactgacaattgcattcgattgctgagagttttttacattaaattcaatcaaaacctcagggtaaaatgaatatttcttgagatatcacatttttaagttggaatgctctgtattgcacagcaaatgttttactcaaccatcaattttcaacagtacattgcgtgagagcatagtaggctttgaaatttgaatattctttttttcaatttcttaacgAAAGCAAGTGAATGTCCCAAAATTGGGGGGAGGTGTCCACGTGCTTCCATCCCGCCAGTCCATATGTATGGCATTAGTGTTGTGTTCActgtatttgatattttgtgaaccaCACCGTATGCTGTACTCGACAGATATGGACTGGTTCCCGGCTGGGCTGATGGGTCTCGCAGCTGGCTAGTTGAACGTACCTGTTCCCAGTAAGAAATACGGGGCCGATCGGGTCTGATCGTAAGAGCGACGATCAGGCCTACAGGggtctatctatctatctatctatcagGCCGATGCGGGTCTGATTTTGAGACACGCATCAGACCCGAATcaagagggcttttgttaattggattgcggttaaccgcggtggattttcttgaaatacttCATGCGACGCGCGGGTGTCGCATGACACATTTCAGaatatttcaaatgaaacatttcTCTGCTGAAATTCCACCAAAACATTGACCAGGCTCACcacacaaaaagcttggtgcaGCGACTCACCAAAGCggtagattttgaattttgacagttgtttgtttttatttttcgtcgGTGTTCGAGTGCACCAAAGTTTTGTGTTAatgattttcattgaaaaggaCAAGGAAAATGGTGTTTATTTTAAACTGCTCCCACCGGGTATATTTTCTAATAGGAGCGAACTCATGCTTGGCTTCAGCCTTCTGATGACGAATAAACTCAATGCGATGGTTGGTGCTGGAAAACAATCTAAAAGTGAATGCAGTATTTAATGTTAATAGAGGAATGTTTTTCTTTCAGTTTGTGCTACGAGTGTGGAAATCGTGTAAAGCGATTGTGTTCTTCTGCCGGAACTGCGAGCGTTTCCTGATTCCTCCGAGCGAGTGGGACCAGTGCAGTCTGGAGACGAAGGAACTTCTGTCGGTTTATCTGAAGCGGTTCTAACGGTTGAAAGAGGTGAAGCTTGTGGATGTGTGGTTTATCTGGACGGAACCGCATTCGAAGTGTATTAAGCAAGTAAAGCTGACCGTGCACGGCGAGGTCATGGATGAAAAAGTTCGCCCGCCGGGGCCGTGAAAGCGTCCGAACTGGGCATCAACGAGAACACGATCCACACCCGGTCCCACCTGGGTCACTTCTTCAAAGTGGGGGATTCCGAACTCGGGTACGACCTGGCCTAGGCCAACATCAACAACGGCAACTTTTAGAAACTCAAGCAGGACGCGATTCCGGAGCTGCTGCTGTTCAAAAATTACTACGACAAATCCCAGCGCAGACAGTCCCGCAACTGGAAGCTCAAGCACCTCACCGAGGAGGACGCGTTGGACACGGACATTAAGGAGGACTGCAACGAGTTCCTCGAGGACCTCGAGGAGGATCCAGAAATGCGACAGAACGTCGACATCTTCAAGGACGCCGCCAGGCAGCAGTCTATGCCGGTGGACGTCAACGATATGGCCGACCCGTCGGTGCCGCGCATCACCCTGGAGGAGTTGCTCGACGATCTGTTGCTGACCGTCGCCCAATATGGTCAAGCTCTCCGAGATACAGTTAGTGTTAAACAACCACATAGCAAGTTGTCGAACTTGCTTCGTGAGTACATCAAACAGGTTCACAAGGTTCGACTCAGTTTTGACGTCATCAACTACTCGCAGATAACTTTGAGGtgaattaaatgaaatttttcattttgttattaacgaaaattaaaaataaatgagtgGTCAAAATTAACAATAGCTTTTTTGCgttctttttttatattgaaacagCAAAAGTACATTCTACTTGGGTTTAGTAACGGGAAACTGGATCGTATATAagtatagtccagactcgattatcggaAGCCTCGACCAGACATGCATCGTCACTAAGAGCTCTTCTTAACGGCACCCAGCTTGTTCTAGTTGGCATTTACGTTTAAAGTAATGTTATGcttgaataatgtgtagaaaacattggttcattggaaaaaCCGACTTTAGGTATATTTTCATGTGACTGTGCTCAtgctctcaagaagaacttcttaaaagctctttgagtgcactCTAAAAGAagagttagagcggatgcacgTCTGGCCTCGACCAGGGGCCATCAATAattcacgtggacacttttttggaaaatttcattttgagattttttgttctacaaaaaaaccTAATTCTCATGTTTGTTTTTTCTAGAATCTTTCTAGTATTCTTATTTGCATTTATAATGATttgttaatgtttttattttcagtcTGAGGCTAATTCTACAACCTCTTGCTAATGTGCGGTTTTCTAAATTTTCCGGTcaccttttcattttttttaaatatgcaatTAGTGATTCAAAATATGCATTTAAACTACTTGCTGTAAATCGTAACAAAATGTGTCAGAATCGAGGTCAGAATATAATttaattcgacggtaacatttcaaaaggcatcatgtacattatgacactttctgggttattacatattctgaaagtactcctaataagctacctctccaccaaaaatgagcaaaagttacttcagtaaagtctgtttaataatgattttaaataaagtaacataaacaaaatctctgccatcagcagtccctgtttatatagccctgtcaacctgtcaaacaaaagactacatgaacctcgtgacgaaaaaaaatcatcatgaaaaaagcgccatgtacattcggcgaagaaaaacgaatcataacaaagcgctccCTCCAAtgccagcagggtgatatagacgttggtgatttcaaaaggagttatgtttgtttttcttaaataaaacgacggaaataatgttttattgaatttggatgatcaagtatcaataaaagcaacgtttttcaacgtttgttatcattagaacatcttcttttcctttttatattaaaatgggaattgaaaatggatgctcaacattcaaatgcgtttttctcaaaacgcatggtttgtacatgatgctttttgaaatgttggcgtcgaattttTCACAAGTTAAAAAATGCACTTGCACGGGGTCATGGCACAAGGAGGGATACCCATCATACGTAAGAAGTTTGtagattttattgttttctgctttgattgttttgttttggttatgTTTTCtatttctcgttttttttgtttccagttttttgtttttaaattttctgttttttgtttaaatttttctgtttttttttttgttttctttctacTGTACTTTATTGTTttctgttttggtttttgcttaTTATGTTTCCtttctcgtttttttgtttcctgtattttaatttcaattttttgttttctttttttgttttcatgtttctgtttttttgttttctatttgttttctttttttctgtttttttttcgttttctttttactgttttattattttctgttttGGTTTTCGATTTTCatgttacttattttttttctcgttttattGTTTACTGTTTTATTATTTCAGTtcacttttgtttgttttctttttgttttaatttttctctttgttttctgctttttaattttggttttttttttaaatttatgttttatgtttcattGCTTTCTTTGtaatttagttttgtttttctgtttgctgtttttttatttttgttttgttttttttgttctaactaGTTGATCTgtatctgttctaaccgaaataaataaaaaatatcaaaagatagAGCAAGAACCTGGCTAAACAGCTGTTCCAATTCGCCACAGATAACGGTAATTATGtagaaacagcaaaaaaaaaactgggaagtttttgtccatttgacatatCGATCAAAGGGATAGgtacaaacaattaaaaactacaaaagaaagtttaaaaatagaaatagcatgagcatgagcatgagagatcacccatggttgcccctccgttgctgaacagaaccgtaatatcctttcagcactactgattataggcttcgacgatctagtggtgtttcccttatcaacagcatgtatgaatgcgctgaaaagataaaacaccatgattgctaaagctagatcagttgcgaatagataacagtcattggccaccaacggcgcccgccatgtcagtttgtagacctcgattttaagggacgggaatgttagttagcgcaggttgctactagggcagctgatttactctgtgcttacaccccacaagcgccaggaacctgaaaatttgttagtagggtagggtatttggtcaggattcaccacagaagatgatgatgcgacccaaaatcatagtgtttgttgaaaggtattatgtattattctcaaggcaagcaatcggatgctgcggatgagacatttcccgtttatctgttgttaaattttaaatgaaatggtttagtcttggacagccggctgtggaaagatagaacctaaatcatttgaaattaatgaatGAAGGATTGAACAGTgcaatttttaacttgagatgattgtgctagttttaaatgattgatgtttagtaaGATACTGATTAAcgttgcgaacgacgagttacactgtttatcgagctgaaatggtatgatagggttttgttattgttgcacaccgacgacggacgcgaaaaattttgcgacccgacgaaaaggcatcgcaaatcgaactcagaaaataaaaaaaataaaatagagttttttttgcaaatcaaaaagtgaaattaaaaccaccaaaaaaattttaccgtatATCAttattttccagtgtagtcctttttcgtacctacaactttttcgaagacaccaaatcgatcaaaaaattccttcaaaagatacatatttttgaattttaatacttcat
The sequence above is drawn from the Culex pipiens pallens isolate TS unplaced genomic scaffold, TS_CPP_V2 Cpp_Un0128, whole genome shotgun sequence genome and encodes:
- the LOC120431937 gene encoding LOW QUALITY PROTEIN: 60S ribosomal export protein NMD3-like (The sequence of the model RefSeq protein was modified relative to this genomic sequence to represent the inferred CDS: substituted 2 bases at 2 genomic stop codons), encoding SSPAGAVKASELGINENTIHTRSHLGHFFKVGDSELGYDLAXANINNGNFXKLKQDAIPELLLFKNYYDKSQRRQSRNWKLKHLTEEDALDTDIKEDCNEFLEDLEEDPEMRQNVDIFKDAARQQSMPVDVNDMADPSVPRITLEELLDDLLLTVAQYGQALRDTVSVKQPHSKLSNLLREYIKQVHKVRLSFDVINYSQITLR